In Paroedura picta isolate Pp20150507F chromosome 1, Ppicta_v3.0, whole genome shotgun sequence, the following are encoded in one genomic region:
- the PRSS35 gene encoding inactive serine protease 35: protein MMGRVLLLLLFSTPVLSLINGINEEQDFSWQLTKVPRIVKGKTLSLERPRFEASAKLELSGVCGIECQRRLPGPHLHDLNELLSYETVFENGTRTLTEVNVLGAELDPVANATAKVLSRRKRQVYGTDSRFSISDTRFLTNFPFNTAVKISTGCSGILVSPKHVLTAAHCVHDGKDYIKGSKKLRVGLLRLKSKGSGKKRRGARRSKREELDLKAYRTDPRQLKRGVNSRAGRKQKASGLSEKKSERKPSFQWTRVKSTQIPKGWLRGITGDIAVDYDYAVLELKRPHKKKYMDLGISPNSKMMPGSMIHFSGFDADRSGQLVYRFCSVSDESSDLFYQHCDAESGSTGSGIYLRLKEGDKKKWKRKIIAIYSGHQWVDVNGEQQDYNVAVRITPLKYAQICLWIHGTDENCTQG, encoded by the coding sequence ATGATGGGTCGTGTTCTGCTGTTACTACTATTTTCCACTCCAGTCTTGAGCCTCATTAATGGGATAAATGAAGAACAAGATTTCAGCTGGCAGTTAACAAAAGTGCCACGGATTGTGAAAGGGAAGACTCTGTCCCTTGAGAGACCAAGATTTGAAGCCAGTGCCAAATTAGAGCTGAGCGGAGTATGCGGGATTGAATGCCAGCGGAGACTCCCGGGGCCACATTTGCATGACCTGAATGAGCTGCTCTCCTATGAGACAGTCTTTGAGAATGGCACAAGGACCCTGACAGAAGTGAATGTCCTGGGGGCAGAACTTGACCCGGTGGCAAACGCCACCGCAAAGGTATTATCAAGACGGAAGAGGCAAGTGTATGGCACCGACAGCCGATTCAGTATTTCAGACACACGTTTCCTGACCAACTTCCCTTTCAATACGGCCGTGAAGATTTCCACCGGCTGCAGCGGCATTCTCGTTTCCCCAAAGCACGTGCTGACTGCTGCTCACTGTGTGCATGATGGGAAAGACTACATCAAAGGCAGCAAAAAGCTGAGAGTGGGGCTGCTGAGGCTGAAATCCAAAGGCAGCGGCAAGAAACGCAGGGGTGCCAGAAGAAGTAAAAGGGAGGAATTGGACCTCAAGGCTTACCGCACAGATCCCAGACAGCTGAAGCGAGGAGTCAATAGCAGAGCTGGCAGAAAACAGAAGGCTTCTGGATTGAGTGAGAAGAAATCTGAGCGTAAGCCCTCCTTCCAGTGGACAAGAGTAAAAAGTACACAGATTCCCAAGGGCTGGCTGAGAGGCATAACAGGGGACATTGCAGTAGATTATGATTATGCAGTCCTGGAGCTCAAGCGTCCCCACAAGAAGAAATACATGGATCTGGGCATCAGTCCAAATAGCAAAATGATGCCTGGAAGCATGATCCACTTCTCTGGGTTCGATGCTGACCGATCGGGCCAGCTGGTCTATCGATTTTGTAGCGTGTCCGACGAATCCAGTGATCTCTTCTACCAGCATTGTGATGCTGAGTCTGGCTCTACAGGATCTGGAATCTACCTCCGTCTTAAAGAAGGagacaaaaagaaatggaagcGCAAAATCATTGCCATTTACTCTGGTCATCAGTGGGTGGATGTCAACGGAGAGCAGCAGGATTACAATGTGGCAGTTCGAATCACTCCACTCAAATatgcccagatttgcctctggATACACGGGACCGATGAGAACTGTACACAAGGCTGA